A window of Polaromonas hydrogenivorans contains these coding sequences:
- the cybH gene encoding Ni/Fe-hydrogenase, b-type cytochrome subunit, with translation MSATPLPLAPTPSGDADFDAMEVARARSIKSVYVYEAPVRVWHWINALAITVLGVTGYFIGSPLPTMPGEASDHFVMGYIRFAHFAAGYLLAIGLLGRIYWAIVGNHHAREMFWVPIFQRAYWVEVLGMLKWYAFLSERPGRYVGHNPLARFAMVFSFLLTAVFMVLTGFALYAEGSQAGSWQDKAFGWIIPLFGQSQDVHTLHHLGLWVLLSFVIVHVYAAIREDIMGRSSVISTMISGYRTFKD, from the coding sequence ATGTCCGCCACCCCTTTACCCCTTGCGCCCACGCCATCAGGCGATGCGGATTTCGATGCGATGGAGGTCGCCAGAGCGAGGTCCATCAAGTCGGTCTATGTCTATGAAGCCCCGGTCCGCGTCTGGCACTGGATCAATGCCCTGGCCATCACGGTGCTGGGCGTCACCGGCTACTTCATCGGCTCGCCGCTGCCGACCATGCCCGGCGAGGCCAGCGACCACTTCGTGATGGGCTACATCCGGTTTGCCCACTTTGCTGCCGGCTATCTGCTGGCCATCGGCCTGCTCGGGCGCATCTACTGGGCCATCGTGGGCAACCACCATGCCCGGGAAATGTTCTGGGTGCCGATTTTCCAGCGCGCCTACTGGGTCGAAGTGCTGGGCATGCTCAAGTGGTATGCCTTCCTCAGCGAACGGCCGGGCCGCTATGTCGGGCACAACCCGCTGGCCCGCTTTGCCATGGTCTTCAGCTTTTTGCTGACGGCCGTGTTCATGGTGCTGACGGGGTTCGCGCTGTATGCGGAGGGATCGCAGGCCGGCTCCTGGCAGGACAAGGCGTTCGGCTGGATCATTCCGCTGTTCGGCCAGTCGCAGGATGTGCATACCCTGCATCACCTCGGTCTGTGGGTGCTGCTGTCGTTTGTGATTGTCCACGTCTATGCGGCCATCCGCGAGGACATCATGGGGCGCTCCAGCGTCATCAGCACCATGATCTCGGGCTACCGCACGTTCAAAGACTGA